From one Rubidibacter lacunae KORDI 51-2 genomic stretch:
- the psaB gene encoding photosystem I core protein PsaB, which produces MATKFPKFSQDLAQDPTTRRIWYGIATAHDFESHDGMTEENLYQKIFASHFGHLAIIFLWTSGTLFHVAWQGNFEQWIQDPLNVRPIAHAIWDPHFGQPAVDAFTQAGASNPVNIAYSGVYHWFYTIGMTQNSDLYMGAVFLLLLSSVFLFAGWLHLQPKFRPSLSWFKNAESRLNHHLAALFGVSSLAWTGHLVHVAIPEARGQHVGWDNFLSVKPHPAGLGPFFTGNWGVYAQNPDTAQHVFGTADGAGTAILTFLGGFHPQTESLWLTDIAHHHLAIAVIFIVAGHMYRTNFGLGHSIKEMLNSKKPLFGMENQGQFNLPHQGLYDTLNNSLHFQLALALASLGVVTSLVAQHMYSLPPYAFMARDYTTQAALYTHHQYIAGFIMVGAFAHGAIFLVRDYDPAQNKGNVLDRVLQHKEAIISHLSWASLFLGFHTLGLYVHNDVVVAFGTPEKQILIEPVFAQFIQAAHGKLLYGMDVLLSNPDSVAYTAFPNYGNVWLTGWLDAINSGKNSLFLTIGPGDFLVHHAIALGLHTTTLILVKGALDARGSKLMPDKKDFGYSFPCDGPGRGGTCDISAWDSFYLAMFWMLNTIAWLTFYWHWKHLGVWQGNVAQFNESSTYLMGWFRDYLWLNSAQLINGYNPYGMNNLAVWSWMFLFGHLVWATGFMFLISWRGYWQELIETLVWAHERTPLANLVRWKDKPVAMSIVQGRVIGLAHFTVGFILTYAAFVIASTASAFG; this is translated from the coding sequence ATGGCAACTAAGTTCCCGAAATTCAGCCAAGACTTGGCTCAAGATCCGACCACGCGTCGGATCTGGTACGGGATTGCCACGGCCCACGACTTTGAAAGCCACGATGGCATGACCGAAGAGAATCTTTACCAGAAGATCTTCGCGTCGCACTTCGGTCACCTGGCAATCATTTTCCTGTGGACCTCCGGCACCCTGTTCCACGTTGCCTGGCAAGGCAACTTCGAGCAGTGGATCCAAGATCCACTCAACGTCCGCCCGATCGCTCACGCGATTTGGGATCCGCATTTCGGTCAGCCGGCAGTGGATGCCTTCACACAGGCAGGAGCCTCGAACCCCGTGAACATCGCCTACTCGGGCGTTTATCACTGGTTCTACACCATCGGTATGACCCAGAACAGCGACCTCTATATGGGTGCGGTGTTCTTGCTGTTGCTCTCGTCGGTATTCTTGTTCGCGGGCTGGCTGCATCTGCAGCCGAAGTTCCGCCCCAGTCTCTCCTGGTTCAAGAATGCGGAGTCGCGCCTCAACCATCACTTGGCCGCTCTGTTCGGCGTTAGCTCGCTGGCGTGGACCGGTCACCTGGTTCACGTTGCGATTCCGGAAGCACGAGGACAGCACGTAGGTTGGGACAACTTTTTGTCCGTCAAGCCGCACCCGGCCGGTCTCGGTCCGTTCTTTACGGGCAACTGGGGCGTTTACGCGCAGAACCCGGATACCGCTCAGCACGTGTTCGGTACGGCTGACGGAGCAGGGACGGCGATCCTGACGTTCCTGGGCGGCTTCCACCCCCAGACCGAGTCCCTGTGGCTGACCGATATCGCCCACCACCACCTGGCGATCGCGGTAATTTTCATCGTGGCGGGTCACATGTACCGCACGAACTTCGGTCTCGGGCACAGCATCAAGGAGATGCTGAACTCCAAGAAGCCGTTGTTCGGTATGGAGAACCAGGGGCAGTTCAACCTGCCACACCAGGGTCTCTATGACACGCTCAACAACTCGCTGCACTTCCAGCTAGCGCTGGCGTTGGCATCGCTGGGTGTGGTGACCTCGCTCGTAGCCCAGCACATGTACTCTTTGCCGCCGTATGCCTTTATGGCGCGAGATTACACCACTCAGGCGGCGCTATACACGCACCACCAGTACATTGCCGGCTTCATCATGGTCGGGGCATTCGCACACGGGGCGATCTTCCTAGTGCGCGACTACGATCCCGCCCAGAACAAAGGCAACGTGTTGGACCGCGTGCTACAGCATAAGGAAGCGATTATCTCGCACCTGAGCTGGGCATCGCTGTTCCTGGGCTTCCACACTTTGGGCCTGTACGTCCATAACGACGTCGTTGTCGCGTTCGGAACCCCCGAGAAGCAGATCCTGATCGAGCCGGTGTTCGCACAGTTCATTCAAGCTGCACATGGCAAGCTCCTGTATGGCATGGATGTTCTCCTGTCCAACCCCGACAGCGTGGCATACACGGCATTCCCCAACTACGGCAACGTTTGGCTGACGGGTTGGCTGGATGCTATCAATAGCGGCAAGAACTCGCTGTTCTTGACTATTGGACCGGGCGACTTCCTGGTGCACCATGCGATCGCGTTGGGATTGCACACGACAACCTTGATTCTCGTCAAGGGCGCTCTGGATGCTCGCGGCTCGAAGCTAATGCCGGACAAGAAAGATTTCGGCTACAGCTTCCCGTGCGATGGTCCGGGTCGCGGCGGCACCTGTGACATCTCGGCGTGGGACTCCTTCTACCTGGCGATGTTCTGGATGCTGAACACGATCGCTTGGCTAACGTTCTACTGGCACTGGAAACACCTTGGCGTTTGGCAGGGAAATGTCGCACAGTTTAACGAGTCTTCGACGTACTTGATGGGCTGGTTCCGAGACTATCTATGGCTGAACTCGGCACAGTTGATCAACGGCTACAACCCCTACGGCATGAACAACCTGGCGGTTTGGTCCTGGATGTTCTTGTTCGGTCACCTCGTGTGGGCGACGGGATTCATGTTCTTGATCTCCTGGCGCGGTTACTGGCAAGAGCTGATCGAGACGCTGGTGTGGGCGCACGAACGCACGCCTCTAGCAAACTTAGTGCGCTGGAAGGACAAGCCGGTGGCGATGTCGATCGTTCAGGGTCGCGTGATCGGTCTGGCCCACTTCACAGTTGGCTTCATCTTGACTTACGCAGCCTTCGTGATTGCCTCGACAGCTAGCGCTTTTGGCTGA
- the psaA gene encoding photosystem I core protein PsaA, which yields MTISPPDREAKVKVTVDEDPVPTSFERWAKPGHFDRTLAKGPKTTTWIWNLHADVHDFDSQGNLEEISRKIFSAHFGHLAVIFLWLSGMYFHGARFSNYEAWLADPTAIKPSAQVVWPIVGQEILNADVGGGFHGIQITSGFFYLWRASGFVHSYELYATAIGALVMAGLMLFAGWFHYHKRAPKLEWFQNVESMLNHHLAGLLGLGSLAWAGHQIHVSLPINELLDRGVSPADIPLPHEFILNTNLMAELYPSFAQGLKPFFALNWGAYADFLTFKGGLNPVTGGLWLTDTAHHHLAIAVLFIIAGHMYRTNWGIGHSLKELLDGHQGDPLLFGGKGHQGLYEVLTTSWHAQLAINLAMLGSLTIIVAQHMYSMPPYPYMATDYATQLSLFTHHMWIGGFLIVGAAAHGAIFLVRDYDPAKNVDNALDRVLRVRDAIISHLNWVCIFLGFHSFGLYVHNDTMRALGRPQDMFSDTGIQLQPVFAQWLQNLHTLAPGSTAPHAAATASVAFGGDVVAVGGKVAMMPIVLGTADFMVHHIHAFTIHVTVLVLLKGVLYARNSRLIPDKSELGFRFPCDGPGRGGTCQVSGWDHVFLGLFWMYNSLSIAIFHFSWKMQSDVWGTVAPDGTVSHITGGNFATSAICINGWLRDFLWGQAANVINSYGSALSAYGLLFLGAHFVWAFSLMFLFSGRGYWQELIESIVWAHNKLKVAPAIQPRALSIIQGRAVGVAHYLLGGIVTTWAFFLARIIAVG from the coding sequence ATGACAATTAGCCCTCCAGATCGCGAGGCTAAGGTCAAAGTGACGGTTGACGAGGATCCGGTCCCTACTTCATTCGAACGCTGGGCTAAACCGGGTCACTTCGACCGCACGCTGGCCAAAGGTCCCAAAACCACAACCTGGATTTGGAACCTACATGCTGACGTTCACGATTTCGACAGTCAGGGCAATCTCGAAGAAATTTCGCGCAAAATCTTCAGCGCGCACTTCGGGCACCTGGCAGTCATTTTTCTGTGGCTGAGCGGCATGTATTTCCACGGTGCGCGCTTCTCCAACTACGAAGCGTGGCTTGCCGATCCCACCGCCATCAAACCGAGCGCTCAAGTGGTCTGGCCGATCGTCGGTCAAGAAATCCTCAACGCCGATGTGGGCGGAGGCTTCCACGGAATTCAGATCACTTCTGGATTCTTCTACCTATGGCGAGCATCTGGCTTCGTCCACTCCTACGAGCTTTATGCCACCGCGATCGGCGCGCTGGTGATGGCCGGGTTGATGCTTTTTGCCGGGTGGTTTCACTATCACAAGCGCGCTCCCAAGCTGGAATGGTTCCAGAATGTGGAGTCGATGCTCAACCACCACTTGGCAGGATTGCTCGGTCTCGGCTCTTTGGCCTGGGCCGGTCACCAGATCCACGTGTCTTTACCGATCAATGAGCTGCTCGATCGCGGCGTGTCTCCAGCGGACATTCCACTCCCGCACGAGTTCATTCTCAATACAAATCTAATGGCCGAGCTGTACCCCAGCTTTGCCCAAGGATTAAAACCCTTCTTTGCTCTTAACTGGGGAGCATACGCCGATTTCTTGACCTTCAAGGGCGGCTTGAACCCCGTAACGGGCGGGTTGTGGTTGACGGACACCGCGCACCACCATTTGGCGATCGCGGTGCTCTTCATCATTGCCGGACACATGTACCGCACCAACTGGGGCATCGGACACAGCCTTAAGGAACTCTTGGACGGTCACCAAGGCGATCCGCTGCTGTTCGGTGGCAAAGGTCACCAGGGATTGTATGAGGTTCTGACCACCTCCTGGCACGCTCAGCTGGCCATCAACTTGGCGATGTTGGGCTCTCTGACCATCATCGTCGCCCAGCACATGTACTCGATGCCGCCGTATCCGTACATGGCTACTGACTATGCCACTCAGCTTTCGCTGTTCACCCACCACATGTGGATCGGCGGCTTCCTAATTGTTGGTGCTGCAGCTCATGGTGCGATCTTCTTGGTGCGCGATTACGACCCGGCTAAAAACGTCGATAACGCCCTCGACCGCGTCCTGCGCGTGCGCGACGCGATTATCTCGCACTTGAACTGGGTGTGTATTTTCCTGGGCTTCCACAGCTTCGGACTTTACGTTCACAACGACACCATGCGTGCGTTGGGACGTCCGCAAGACATGTTCTCCGATACGGGGATTCAACTGCAGCCAGTGTTCGCGCAGTGGTTGCAAAACCTGCATACCCTCGCACCGGGCAGCACGGCTCCCCATGCTGCGGCTACAGCTAGCGTCGCCTTTGGTGGTGATGTGGTTGCAGTCGGCGGCAAAGTGGCAATGATGCCGATTGTCTTGGGCACGGCGGACTTCATGGTCCACCACATCCACGCCTTTACAATTCACGTGACGGTGCTGGTTCTGCTCAAAGGCGTGCTTTACGCGCGCAACTCGCGCCTGATTCCGGACAAGTCCGAGTTGGGTTTCCGCTTCCCCTGTGACGGTCCGGGTCGTGGTGGTACCTGCCAAGTGTCTGGTTGGGACCACGTGTTCCTTGGATTGTTCTGGATGTACAACTCCTTGTCGATCGCGATTTTCCACTTCAGCTGGAAGATGCAGTCGGACGTCTGGGGGACGGTAGCACCGGACGGAACGGTCTCGCACATCACCGGTGGCAACTTTGCCACGAGCGCGATTTGCATTAACGGCTGGTTGCGTGACTTCCTCTGGGGTCAAGCTGCTAACGTGATCAACTCCTATGGGTCGGCCCTGTCGGCTTACGGACTGTTGTTCTTGGGAGCGCACTTCGTCTGGGCATTCAGCCTGATGTTCCTGTTTAGCGGTCGCGGCTACTGGCAGGAGCTGATCGAATCCATCGTTTGGGCGCACAACAAGCTCAAGGTCGCTCCTGCGATTCAACCGCGCGCGCTCAGCATCATCCAAGGACGCGCAGTCGGCGTCGCTCACTACCTGTTGGGTGGAATCGTCACGACTTGGGCGTTCTTCCTGGCGCGAATCATTGCCGTTGGCTGA
- a CDS encoding DUF6130 family protein yields MASWLASDWKRAAIVGSLLVLLVFGINGCSDRVEPDRAVDGEPTAPITRLVEVAPPPVIRELRQRLDAFRPQVTVLSPEDGAVLTDTTARVRVRVRDLPIFKDEQLGLGPHLHVILDNEPYRAVYTDDEPLVFENLAPGTHTVRIFASRPWHESFKNEGAYAQVTFHVLTPTAGNNPDPGLPLLTYSRPRGSYGAEPIMLDFFLTNAPIRLGVREANALGSDDWRVRVTVNGQSFLMDTWMPVYLEGFEVGRNWVKLEYLDAEANPVGNAFNTTARILEFQPEGQDTLAKLVRGELSLEESLGIVDPNYHLPAASEEIGVPEGLDVEGDEEPEAIAPPTSDSDVSAGPDASEVEESGAAAVEDSAAITPPDTEVPEAPEEIASPQSEAADTLDVGEPEAVEAIAPQQSEVPEPEVEVTPEPEANEAIAPPDPATVPLQEVDATGPEEIEAIAPDAEGDTDVDADIDAEADSEPTGVSLGD; encoded by the coding sequence ATGGCGAGTTGGTTGGCGAGCGATTGGAAGCGCGCGGCGATCGTAGGATCGCTGCTAGTACTATTAGTTTTCGGTATAAATGGTTGCAGCGATCGCGTTGAGCCGGACAGAGCAGTTGATGGCGAACCGACTGCACCCATTACGCGTTTGGTGGAAGTCGCACCGCCGCCGGTCATCCGCGAGTTGCGCCAGCGTTTGGATGCATTCCGACCGCAAGTGACCGTACTCAGTCCGGAGGACGGAGCCGTTTTAACCGACACAACAGCGCGCGTGCGGGTACGAGTGCGGGACTTGCCTATATTTAAGGACGAGCAGTTGGGGCTGGGGCCGCACTTACACGTCATACTCGACAACGAACCCTATCGAGCGGTTTACACCGACGACGAACCACTGGTGTTTGAGAATCTGGCACCGGGAACTCATACGGTGCGGATTTTTGCATCGCGACCGTGGCATGAAAGTTTTAAAAACGAGGGTGCTTACGCCCAGGTAACCTTCCACGTTCTAACGCCAACAGCTGGAAACAACCCCGATCCGGGTCTGCCGTTGTTAACCTACAGCCGCCCGCGCGGGAGCTACGGTGCCGAGCCGATTATGCTCGATTTCTTTCTGACCAATGCACCGATTCGCTTGGGCGTTCGCGAAGCAAATGCTCTTGGCAGCGATGACTGGCGGGTACGCGTGACAGTTAACGGCCAAAGTTTTTTGATGGACACGTGGATGCCGGTGTACCTCGAAGGGTTTGAGGTCGGGCGCAACTGGGTGAAGTTGGAGTATCTGGACGCGGAAGCCAATCCGGTCGGAAATGCCTTTAACACGACGGCACGGATCTTGGAGTTCCAACCGGAGGGACAGGATACGCTGGCGAAGCTCGTGCGCGGAGAGCTGAGCCTCGAAGAATCCCTGGGCATTGTCGACCCGAACTACCACTTGCCGGCGGCATCGGAGGAGATTGGCGTGCCAGAAGGTCTGGATGTTGAAGGGGATGAAGAGCCCGAGGCGATCGCGCCGCCGACATCGGATTCTGATGTGAGCGCGGGACCGGATGCCTCCGAGGTCGAGGAGTCCGGAGCTGCGGCAGTTGAAGATTCGGCAGCAATTACTCCACCAGATACCGAAGTGCCTGAGGCCCCTGAGGAGATCGCATCGCCACAGTCGGAAGCAGCTGACACGCTTGATGTTGGCGAACCCGAAGCAGTAGAGGCGATCGCGCCGCAGCAGTCAGAAGTACCCGAGCCAGAAGTCGAAGTAACCCCAGAGCCCGAGGCAAATGAGGCGATCGCGCCACCGGACCCCGCCACAGTCCCCTTACAGGAGGTCGATGCAACAGGGCCCGAGGAAATCGAAGCAATCGCTCCCGACGCCGAGGGAGATACTGATGTCGATGCCGACATCGATGCCGAAGCCGATAGCGAACCGACTGGGGTTAGCCTTGGTGATTAG
- a CDS encoding inositol monophosphatase family protein: MSTSPDWTRFEAFARALTARVGERLLAFGDAAVEQKADGSLVTEADLWADGEIRAAIAAEFPEHGVITEETEHLFSGTEWCWVVDPIDGTTNFTRGIPIWGTSMGLLYCGTPVFGLVHFPPLQQTFHGIWIGDSGLDGQSGAFLNGKPIRTSPDEPSSNHLFNACTRSTSVLQPSLPCKSRVVGVCTYSFLLVATGAVLAAVEAIPKVWDIAATWAILQAAGGTFEQLGSEPVFPLQTGRDYGSQALPSLVASRPAVATVFAPLVESVWKNSRF, encoded by the coding sequence ATGAGCACCAGTCCCGACTGGACCCGTTTTGAGGCATTCGCGCGCGCGCTGACCGCTCGCGTGGGCGAGCGTTTGTTGGCGTTCGGCGATGCTGCCGTCGAGCAAAAAGCCGACGGTTCGTTAGTGACGGAAGCCGATTTGTGGGCAGATGGCGAAATCCGCGCGGCGATCGCGGCAGAGTTTCCCGAGCACGGCGTCATTACTGAAGAAACCGAGCATTTGTTTTCGGGGACCGAGTGGTGTTGGGTGGTCGATCCGATCGACGGTACGACAAACTTCACGCGAGGGATTCCGATCTGGGGGACATCGATGGGCTTGCTGTATTGCGGGACGCCAGTATTTGGCCTCGTGCATTTCCCCCCCTTACAGCAGACGTTCCACGGCATTTGGATCGGCGATTCGGGATTGGACGGTCAGAGTGGGGCATTTTTGAACGGGAAACCGATTCGGACGAGCCCGGACGAGCCAAGCTCCAACCATCTATTTAATGCGTGTACCCGGAGCACGTCGGTGTTGCAACCGTCGCTGCCGTGCAAGTCGCGCGTGGTTGGCGTTTGTACCTATAGTTTTCTGTTAGTCGCGACCGGAGCGGTTTTGGCGGCAGTCGAGGCGATTCCTAAGGTTTGGGACATCGCAGCGACGTGGGCGATCCTGCAAGCTGCTGGCGGAACGTTCGAGCAACTCGGTTCCGAGCCAGTCTTTCCGTTGCAGACAGGACGCGATTACGGCAGCCAAGCGCTTCCGAGTTTGGTGGCCAGTCGGCCGGCGGTTGCCACAGTATTTGCGCCGCTTGTCGAGTCGGTTTGGAAAAATTCACGGTTCTAA
- a CDS encoding phosphoadenylyl-sulfate reductase, with protein sequence MTGVVDKPKLDLTAVNERLVDLDAERVVQWASETFGNGLVLSTSFGIQSAVMLHLVTRELPNIPVIWIDTGYLPPETYRYADELSECLQLNLHVYQSPISPARMEAIYGKLWERGTVDALNQYDRIRKVEPMQQALTDLGTTAWLAGLRRQQTESRQALGRVNLQDGRYKIYPIVNWSSKDVYYYIQNNDLPQHPLFEAGYSTVGDWHSSRPLGADDTHERDTRFQGLKQECGLHLPQSPGEAESLNSSLL encoded by the coding sequence ATGACCGGTGTTGTCGATAAGCCCAAACTGGATCTGACCGCCGTTAACGAGCGGTTAGTCGATTTAGATGCTGAGCGTGTCGTGCAGTGGGCATCCGAGACCTTCGGGAACGGCTTGGTGTTGAGCACGAGTTTCGGCATTCAATCCGCAGTGATGCTACACCTAGTCACCCGCGAGCTCCCGAACATCCCGGTCATCTGGATCGACACCGGTTATCTACCACCAGAAACCTATCGCTACGCCGATGAGTTGAGCGAGTGTCTCCAACTCAACCTACACGTATACCAATCACCGATCAGTCCCGCCCGCATGGAGGCAATCTATGGAAAGCTGTGGGAGCGCGGCACGGTAGACGCGCTGAACCAGTACGATCGCATCCGCAAAGTCGAACCGATGCAACAAGCATTAACCGATTTGGGTACAACGGCTTGGCTGGCTGGATTGCGCCGCCAACAAACCGAAAGTCGACAAGCTTTGGGACGGGTCAATTTACAAGACGGTCGCTACAAGATTTATCCAATCGTCAACTGGTCGTCGAAGGATGTTTACTACTACATCCAAAACAACGACCTGCCGCAGCATCCCCTGTTCGAAGCGGGGTACTCGACCGTTGGCGACTGGCACTCCAGCCGGCCGCTCGGAGCTGACGATACTCACGAGCGCGATACTCGCTTTCAAGGTCTCAAGCAAGAATGCGGATTACATCTGCCGCAGTCGCCGGGTGAAGCCGAGAGCCTGAATTCTAGTCTCCTCTAG
- a CDS encoding ABC transporter permease yields the protein MSQSITQPTVSPNDRANDRFIGEFVQETLALTTRLFIQLRRRPSSLAAGVIQPLMWLVLFGALFYKAPEGLLGGGISYGKFLAPGVIVFTAFSGALNAGLPVMFDREFGFLNRLLVAPLSSRFSIVAASTIYIISLALIQTATIVVASALLGAGLPGIGGLGAIAAIVFAIVFGVTALSLGLAFALPGHVELIAVIFVTNLPLLFASTALAPLDFMADWLQIVASLNPLTYAIEPIRYIYTHADWTLGSSAMQTAWGSLSFGTAMLVLVGFDTLVVVLVQPLLRRRFA from the coding sequence ATGAGCCAGAGCATCACACAACCGACTGTCTCGCCTAACGATCGCGCCAACGATCGCTTTATCGGCGAGTTCGTTCAGGAAACGCTCGCACTGACAACACGTTTGTTTATTCAGCTGCGGCGTCGTCCGTCGTCGCTGGCAGCCGGCGTCATCCAACCGCTGATGTGGTTGGTCTTGTTCGGCGCGCTTTTTTACAAAGCACCCGAGGGCTTGCTTGGCGGCGGTATCAGCTACGGTAAGTTTCTTGCCCCTGGCGTGATCGTGTTTACCGCATTTTCTGGTGCGCTCAATGCCGGCTTACCCGTGATGTTCGATCGCGAGTTTGGTTTTCTCAACCGCCTGCTCGTCGCACCGCTATCGTCGCGCTTTTCGATCGTTGCGGCCTCGACGATTTACATCATCAGCCTGGCACTGATTCAAACCGCCACAATCGTGGTGGCGAGCGCTCTGCTCGGGGCAGGATTGCCGGGTATCGGCGGCTTGGGGGCGATCGCCGCAATTGTCTTTGCGATCGTCTTCGGGGTCACTGCCTTGAGCTTGGGGCTGGCATTTGCCCTGCCCGGTCACGTCGAGCTCATTGCCGTGATTTTCGTGACGAACCTACCGCTGCTATTTGCTAGCACTGCCCTGGCACCGCTGGACTTCATGGCTGACTGGCTGCAGATCGTCGCGTCACTGAACCCGCTAACCTACGCGATCGAGCCGATTCGCTACATCTACACCCACGCCGATTGGACGCTCGGCAGCTCCGCAATGCAAACCGCATGGGGGTCGTTGTCATTTGGTACCGCAATGCTGGTTTTGGTAGGCTTCGATACGCTCGTGGTGGTGCTGGTGCAGCCGCTGCTGCGCCGCCGCTTTGCTTAA
- a CDS encoding daunorubicin resistance protein DrrA family ABC transporter ATP-binding protein, with protein MSVAVAIEKLQKHYGTVEAIKDVTFEIDSGEIFGLLGPNGAGKTTTIRCVCTLAKPDAGRVEVCGVSAIDNPRAARRRLGYVAQEVALDKVLTGRELLQLQAALYHLPKSQSKTRIDELLELLELAEYADRKTGTYSGGLRKRLDLAAGLLHQPKVLVLDEPTVGLDIDSRLAVWKFLQQLRASGTTVLIASHYLEEIDSLADRVAIIDRGTVVAAGRPEDLKDRLGGDRVTLRVREFATNEEAEKAKFVLTELPFVRQAIVNTAQGNSLNLVVDSNGNSLSAIERALQDANLPLFGISQSRPSLDDVYLAATGRTLTDAELAAAGMRDLKAEKKQAMRGS; from the coding sequence ATGTCTGTTGCCGTCGCTATCGAAAAGCTTCAGAAACACTACGGAACTGTCGAGGCTATTAAAGACGTAACTTTTGAGATCGATTCAGGCGAGATATTCGGACTGCTCGGTCCCAATGGTGCCGGTAAAACGACGACGATCCGGTGTGTGTGCACGCTCGCCAAGCCGGACGCCGGCAGGGTGGAGGTTTGTGGCGTTTCGGCGATCGACAACCCGCGTGCTGCTCGTCGCCGTCTCGGGTACGTGGCTCAGGAGGTGGCACTCGATAAAGTTCTGACCGGTCGCGAGCTCCTGCAACTGCAGGCAGCACTATACCACTTGCCGAAGTCACAGAGTAAAACTCGCATCGACGAACTGCTCGAGCTCTTGGAACTCGCCGAATACGCCGATCGCAAAACCGGGACTTATTCGGGTGGATTGCGCAAGCGCTTGGATCTCGCTGCAGGATTGCTCCACCAACCGAAGGTCCTGGTCCTCGACGAGCCGACAGTCGGTCTCGACATCGACAGTCGCCTGGCAGTGTGGAAGTTCCTGCAGCAATTGCGTGCCAGCGGCACGACAGTCCTGATCGCCAGCCATTACCTCGAGGAGATCGACTCCTTGGCCGATCGCGTAGCGATTATCGATCGCGGTACCGTTGTGGCCGCGGGACGACCGGAAGACCTCAAAGATCGGCTCGGCGGCGATCGCGTCACGCTTCGGGTAAGAGAGTTTGCCACTAACGAAGAAGCCGAAAAAGCCAAGTTCGTCCTGACCGAACTGCCGTTCGTGCGTCAGGCGATCGTCAATACCGCGCAGGGCAATTCGCTCAATCTCGTGGTCGACAGCAATGGAAATTCCCTGAGCGCGATCGAACGCGCCCTGCAGGACGCCAACCTACCGCTTTTCGGGATTTCCCAATCGCGGCCGAGCCTAGACGACGTTTATCTCGCCGCTACGGGACGCACGCTTACCGATGCCGAACTGGCTGCTGCCGGGATGCGCGACCTCAAAGCCGAAAAGAAGCAAGCTATGCGCGGTAGTTAA